Proteins encoded in a region of the Zea mays cultivar B73 chromosome 4, Zm-B73-REFERENCE-NAM-5.0, whole genome shotgun sequence genome:
- the LOC100284289 gene encoding serine/threonine-protein kinase WNK4 isoform X3, translated as MCPAASRRSRPTMWTTPTSTRSTPLAATSGYKGFDVVEGIEVAWAKVEITGRTMGSPKELQRLKTEIQLLRSLHHKHILKLYASWVDNKKRAVNIITELFTSGNLREYRTKHKKVDMKAMRRWAKQILTGLAYLHSQKPPIIHRDLKCDNIFINGNHGKVKIGDFGLAMVMQQRKTQSIQGTLEFMAPELFGENYNELVDIYSFGMCMLEMVTGECPYSECQGFVQIYKKISEGVKPVALSKVKDAEVRSFIESCLASAADRLPASELLKSPFLMIDDIIINDKTSNPVQEPIAFPPNLDLDLEATPIFISLLPNGTVDNGKGSFSLVLRRGGFVLEGDMSGSNPVNLLLRIPVPNGKCKNIEFAFDLENDTSLLVATEMVQELELPSWSMPIVAKLVDAFLLKTVRGWRPCVQVGQMIQAVQNTASVNGKSI; from the exons ATGTGTCCGGCGGCGAGCAGGCGGAGCCGCCCGACGATGTGGACGACCCCGACGTCGACGAGGTCGACCCCACTGGCCGCTACTTCAGG CTACAAAGGTTTCGACGTGGTCGAAGGCATCGAGGTGGCATGGGCTAAAGTGGAGATAACCGGCCGGACCATGGGATCCCCCAAGGAGCTCCAGCGGCTCAAGACGGAGATCCAGCTGCTGCGGTCGCTCCATCACAAGCACATTCTCAAGCTCTACGCCTCATGGGTCGACAACAAGAAGAGGGCGGTCAATATAATCACTGAGCTTTTCACGTCCGGCAACTTGAGAGA GTACCGTACGAAGCACAAGAAAGTTGACATGAAGGCAATGAGGCGATGGGCCAAACAAATACTGACAGGGCTAGCCTATCTGCATAGTCAGAAGCCACCAATCATACACAGGGACTTGAAGTGTGACAACATTTTCATCAATGGGAACCATGGGAAAGTTAAGATTGGAGACTTCGGTTTGGCAATGGTGATGCAGCAGAGGAAAACACAGAGTATACAAG GCACCTTAGAGTTCATGGCACCAGAGCTGTTTGGTGAAAACTACAACGAGTTGGTGGATATATACTCTTTCGGCATGTGCATGCTTGAGATGGTGACTGGTGAGTGCCCTTACAGTGAATGTCAGGGCTTTGTTCAGATATACAAGAAGATATCTGAA GGTGTAAAACCAGTTGCTCTCTCCAAGGTCAAAGATGCAGAAGTAAGGAGTTTCATAGAGAGCTGCCTAGCTTCAGCTGCTGATAGATTGCCAGCAAGTGAGCTCTTGAAGAGCCCTTTTCTCATGATAGATGACATCATCATCAATGATAAAACCTCTAATCCTGTGCAAGAACCTATAGCATTCCCGCCAAATTTGGATCTGGATCTTGAAGCCACACCAATTTTTATATCTTTGCTACCAAATGGAACCGTTGATAATGGGAAGGGATCTTTCAGCCTAGTGCTTCGAAGGGGTGGATTCGTACTAGAAGGAGATATGAGTGGTAGCAACCCTGTTAATTTATTACTAAGGATTCCTGTCCCCAATG GTAAATGTAAGAACATTGAGTTCGCGTTTGACCTGGAGAATGATACAAGTCTTTTGGTGGCTACAGAGATGGTGCAAGAGCTTGAACTACCTTCTTGGAGCATGCCTATTGTGGCAAAGCTGGTAGATGCGTTCCTGCTCAAAACTGTTCGTGGTTGGAGGCCGTGTGTTCAGGTCGGTCAGATGATTCAGGCAGTGCAAAACACTGCATCCGTGAATGGAAAAAGCATCTGA
- the LOC100284289 gene encoding serine/threonine-protein kinase WNK4 isoform X1: protein MCPAASRRSRPTMWTTPTSTRSTPLAATSGGFVRALQYKEVVGSGAFKTVYKGFDVVEGIEVAWAKVEITGRTMGSPKELQRLKTEIQLLRSLHHKHILKLYASWVDNKKRAVNIITELFTSGNLREYRTKHKKVDMKAMRRWAKQILTGLAYLHSQKPPIIHRDLKCDNIFINGNHGKVKIGDFGLAMVMQQRKTQSIQGTLEFMAPELFGENYNELVDIYSFGMCMLEMVTGECPYSECQGFVQIYKKISEGVKPVALSKVKDAEVRSFIESCLASAADRLPASELLKSPFLMIDDIIINDKTSNPVQEPIAFPPNLDLDLEATPIFISLLPNGTVDNGKGSFSLVLRRGGFVLEGDMSGSNPVNLLLRIPVPNGKCKNIEFAFDLENDTSLLVATEMVQELELPSWSMPIVAKLVDAFLLKTVRGWRPCVQVGQMIQAVQNTASVNGKSI, encoded by the exons ATGTGTCCGGCGGCGAGCAGGCGGAGCCGCCCGACGATGTGGACGACCCCGACGTCGACGAGGTCGACCCCACTGGCCGCTACTTCAGG CGGTTTCGTGCGTGCATTGCAGTACAAGGAGGTCGTGGGATCAGGGGCCTTCAAGACAGT CTACAAAGGTTTCGACGTGGTCGAAGGCATCGAGGTGGCATGGGCTAAAGTGGAGATAACCGGCCGGACCATGGGATCCCCCAAGGAGCTCCAGCGGCTCAAGACGGAGATCCAGCTGCTGCGGTCGCTCCATCACAAGCACATTCTCAAGCTCTACGCCTCATGGGTCGACAACAAGAAGAGGGCGGTCAATATAATCACTGAGCTTTTCACGTCCGGCAACTTGAGAGA GTACCGTACGAAGCACAAGAAAGTTGACATGAAGGCAATGAGGCGATGGGCCAAACAAATACTGACAGGGCTAGCCTATCTGCATAGTCAGAAGCCACCAATCATACACAGGGACTTGAAGTGTGACAACATTTTCATCAATGGGAACCATGGGAAAGTTAAGATTGGAGACTTCGGTTTGGCAATGGTGATGCAGCAGAGGAAAACACAGAGTATACAAG GCACCTTAGAGTTCATGGCACCAGAGCTGTTTGGTGAAAACTACAACGAGTTGGTGGATATATACTCTTTCGGCATGTGCATGCTTGAGATGGTGACTGGTGAGTGCCCTTACAGTGAATGTCAGGGCTTTGTTCAGATATACAAGAAGATATCTGAA GGTGTAAAACCAGTTGCTCTCTCCAAGGTCAAAGATGCAGAAGTAAGGAGTTTCATAGAGAGCTGCCTAGCTTCAGCTGCTGATAGATTGCCAGCAAGTGAGCTCTTGAAGAGCCCTTTTCTCATGATAGATGACATCATCATCAATGATAAAACCTCTAATCCTGTGCAAGAACCTATAGCATTCCCGCCAAATTTGGATCTGGATCTTGAAGCCACACCAATTTTTATATCTTTGCTACCAAATGGAACCGTTGATAATGGGAAGGGATCTTTCAGCCTAGTGCTTCGAAGGGGTGGATTCGTACTAGAAGGAGATATGAGTGGTAGCAACCCTGTTAATTTATTACTAAGGATTCCTGTCCCCAATG GTAAATGTAAGAACATTGAGTTCGCGTTTGACCTGGAGAATGATACAAGTCTTTTGGTGGCTACAGAGATGGTGCAAGAGCTTGAACTACCTTCTTGGAGCATGCCTATTGTGGCAAAGCTGGTAGATGCGTTCCTGCTCAAAACTGTTCGTGGTTGGAGGCCGTGTGTTCAGGTCGGTCAGATGATTCAGGCAGTGCAAAACACTGCATCCGTGAATGGAAAAAGCATCTGA
- the LOC100284289 gene encoding serine/threonine-protein kinase WNK4 → MASDPDVSGGEQAEPPDDVDDPDVDEVDPTGRYFRYKEVVGSGAFKTVYKGFDVVEGIEVAWAKVEITGRTMGSPKELQRLKTEIQLLRSLHHKHILKLYASWVDNKKRAVNIITELFTSGNLREYRTKHKKVDMKAMRRWAKQILTGLAYLHSQKPPIIHRDLKCDNIFINGNHGKVKIGDFGLAMVMQQRKTQSIQGTLEFMAPELFGENYNELVDIYSFGMCMLEMVTGECPYSECQGFVQIYKKISEGVKPVALSKVKDAEVRSFIESCLASAADRLPASELLKSPFLMIDDIIINDKTSNPVQEPIAFPPNLDLDLEATPIFISLLPNGTVDNGKGSFSLVLRRGGFVLEGDMSGSNPVNLLLRIPVPNGKCKNIEFAFDLENDTSLLVATEMVQELELPSWSMPIVAKLVDAFLLKTVRGWRPCVQVGQMIQAVQNTASVNGKSI, encoded by the exons ATGGCTTCGGATCCGGATGTGTCCGGCGGCGAGCAGGCGGAGCCGCCCGACGATGTGGACGACCCCGACGTCGACGAGGTCGACCCCACTGGCCGCTACTTCAGG TACAAGGAGGTCGTGGGATCAGGGGCCTTCAAGACAGT CTACAAAGGTTTCGACGTGGTCGAAGGCATCGAGGTGGCATGGGCTAAAGTGGAGATAACCGGCCGGACCATGGGATCCCCCAAGGAGCTCCAGCGGCTCAAGACGGAGATCCAGCTGCTGCGGTCGCTCCATCACAAGCACATTCTCAAGCTCTACGCCTCATGGGTCGACAACAAGAAGAGGGCGGTCAATATAATCACTGAGCTTTTCACGTCCGGCAACTTGAGAGA GTACCGTACGAAGCACAAGAAAGTTGACATGAAGGCAATGAGGCGATGGGCCAAACAAATACTGACAGGGCTAGCCTATCTGCATAGTCAGAAGCCACCAATCATACACAGGGACTTGAAGTGTGACAACATTTTCATCAATGGGAACCATGGGAAAGTTAAGATTGGAGACTTCGGTTTGGCAATGGTGATGCAGCAGAGGAAAACACAGAGTATACAAG GCACCTTAGAGTTCATGGCACCAGAGCTGTTTGGTGAAAACTACAACGAGTTGGTGGATATATACTCTTTCGGCATGTGCATGCTTGAGATGGTGACTGGTGAGTGCCCTTACAGTGAATGTCAGGGCTTTGTTCAGATATACAAGAAGATATCTGAA GGTGTAAAACCAGTTGCTCTCTCCAAGGTCAAAGATGCAGAAGTAAGGAGTTTCATAGAGAGCTGCCTAGCTTCAGCTGCTGATAGATTGCCAGCAAGTGAGCTCTTGAAGAGCCCTTTTCTCATGATAGATGACATCATCATCAATGATAAAACCTCTAATCCTGTGCAAGAACCTATAGCATTCCCGCCAAATTTGGATCTGGATCTTGAAGCCACACCAATTTTTATATCTTTGCTACCAAATGGAACCGTTGATAATGGGAAGGGATCTTTCAGCCTAGTGCTTCGAAGGGGTGGATTCGTACTAGAAGGAGATATGAGTGGTAGCAACCCTGTTAATTTATTACTAAGGATTCCTGTCCCCAATG GTAAATGTAAGAACATTGAGTTCGCGTTTGACCTGGAGAATGATACAAGTCTTTTGGTGGCTACAGAGATGGTGCAAGAGCTTGAACTACCTTCTTGGAGCATGCCTATTGTGGCAAAGCTGGTAGATGCGTTCCTGCTCAAAACTGTTCGTGGTTGGAGGCCGTGTGTTCAGGTCGGTCAGATGATTCAGGCAGTGCAAAACACTGCATCCGTGAATGGAAAAAGCATCTGA
- the LOC100284289 gene encoding serine/threonine-protein kinase WNK4 isoform X4 has product MASDPDVSGGEQAEPPDDVDDPDVDEVDPTGRYFRYKEVVGSGAFKTVYKGFDVVEGIEVAWAKVEITGRTMGSPKELQRLKTEIQLLRSLHHKHILKLYASWVDNKKRAVNIITELFTSGNLREYRTKHKKVDMKAMRRWAKQILTGLAYLHSQKPPIIHRDLKCDNIFINGNHGKVKIGDFGLAMVMQQRKTQSIQGTLEFMAPELFGENYNELVDIYSFGMCMLEMVTGECPYSECQGFVQIYKKISEGVKPVALSKVKDAEVRSFIESCLASAADRLPATFPPNLDLDLEATPIFISLLPNGTVDNGKGSFSLVLRRGGFVLEGDMSGSNPVNLLLRIPVPNGKCKNIEFAFDLENDTSLLVATEMVQELELPSWSMPIVAKLVDAFLLKTVRGWRPCVQVGQMIQAVQNTASVNGKSI; this is encoded by the exons ATGGCTTCGGATCCGGATGTGTCCGGCGGCGAGCAGGCGGAGCCGCCCGACGATGTGGACGACCCCGACGTCGACGAGGTCGACCCCACTGGCCGCTACTTCAGG TACAAGGAGGTCGTGGGATCAGGGGCCTTCAAGACAGT CTACAAAGGTTTCGACGTGGTCGAAGGCATCGAGGTGGCATGGGCTAAAGTGGAGATAACCGGCCGGACCATGGGATCCCCCAAGGAGCTCCAGCGGCTCAAGACGGAGATCCAGCTGCTGCGGTCGCTCCATCACAAGCACATTCTCAAGCTCTACGCCTCATGGGTCGACAACAAGAAGAGGGCGGTCAATATAATCACTGAGCTTTTCACGTCCGGCAACTTGAGAGA GTACCGTACGAAGCACAAGAAAGTTGACATGAAGGCAATGAGGCGATGGGCCAAACAAATACTGACAGGGCTAGCCTATCTGCATAGTCAGAAGCCACCAATCATACACAGGGACTTGAAGTGTGACAACATTTTCATCAATGGGAACCATGGGAAAGTTAAGATTGGAGACTTCGGTTTGGCAATGGTGATGCAGCAGAGGAAAACACAGAGTATACAAG GCACCTTAGAGTTCATGGCACCAGAGCTGTTTGGTGAAAACTACAACGAGTTGGTGGATATATACTCTTTCGGCATGTGCATGCTTGAGATGGTGACTGGTGAGTGCCCTTACAGTGAATGTCAGGGCTTTGTTCAGATATACAAGAAGATATCTGAA GGTGTAAAACCAGTTGCTCTCTCCAAGGTCAAAGATGCAGAAGTAAGGAGTTTCATAGAGAGCTGCCTAGCTTCAGCTGCTGATAGATTGCCAGCAA CATTCCCGCCAAATTTGGATCTGGATCTTGAAGCCACACCAATTTTTATATCTTTGCTACCAAATGGAACCGTTGATAATGGGAAGGGATCTTTCAGCCTAGTGCTTCGAAGGGGTGGATTCGTACTAGAAGGAGATATGAGTGGTAGCAACCCTGTTAATTTATTACTAAGGATTCCTGTCCCCAATG GTAAATGTAAGAACATTGAGTTCGCGTTTGACCTGGAGAATGATACAAGTCTTTTGGTGGCTACAGAGATGGTGCAAGAGCTTGAACTACCTTCTTGGAGCATGCCTATTGTGGCAAAGCTGGTAGATGCGTTCCTGCTCAAAACTGTTCGTGGTTGGAGGCCGTGTGTTCAGGTCGGTCAGATGATTCAGGCAGTGCAAAACACTGCATCCGTGAATGGAAAAAGCATCTGA